The following nucleotide sequence is from Melioribacteraceae bacterium.
TTATACATAGAGACCCCATACTGATGTTTCTAAAGAATTTAGTGATTATTTGAGAGATATGAAATAGTTTGAGAGATAAGTCACAATTTTTGTTCGGTTGCTTGTTTTGTTTTAAAGGGATAATTTCGAATAAATATAAGTTTTAGACGCCAATTTCCTTTCACGGGAAGTATTCTTCTCAATAATGAAAAAGAATTCTTGTTTCAAATTAAAATTATCGATTAGGGTGACTTAAAACCTATTTAATTATTGATTTTTTTGGTACGTTCTCTGCTTATAAATAAGTGTTCAGTATCTTAAATAAAATAAGACTACAACTACTATTTACCAAATGAGGTAGCTATGGCAAAAGTAAAAGGGGATATTTTAATTGACATCGAGAAATGTAAAGGGTGTGAATTATGTGTTGCAGCCTGTCCTCAAGAATCGTTAGAAGCATCACGCAAAATAAACAGTAAAGGTTATCATTACATTGTTAAAATTGAGGATAATTGTACAGGGTGTACAAACTGTGCGCTTGTTTGTCCCGAAGGTGTTATTAAAGTTTATCGCAAGGTTGAAAAGAAGAAAGAACACCTTGCAACAATTTCAAATGTGTCCAAAGATATTAATATTACGGTGAGCGAATGAAAAAAGAACTTAGATTAATGAAGGGTAACGAAGCAATGGCAGAAGCTGCAATTCGTGCAGGTGCCGATGCTTATTTTGGCTATCCGATAACACCGCAATCAGAAGTATTAGAGTATCTCGCTGCAGAAGCAGAAAGAAGAACCGGAATGGTAATTTTACAAGCAGAAAGTGAAATTGCTGCAATCAATATGATATACGGTGCAGCCGGAACCGGTAAAAAAGTTATGACATCTTCCTCCTCTCCGGGTGTTAGTTTAATGCAAGAAGGTATTTCTTATATCGCATGTGCAGAACTTCCTTGTTTATTAGTTAATGTTGTAAGAGGCGGTCCGGGTCTTGGAACTATTCAACCTTCACAAGGTGATTATTTCCAATCAGTAAAAGGTGGCGGACACGGTGATTATAAAATGATAGTTCTTGCACCTTCAACTGTTCAAGAAATGGTAGATTTTGTAAAACTCGGTTTTGATTTAGCATTTAAGTGGAGAAATCCTGTTATGATGCTTACTGATGGTGCACTTGGTCAGATGATGGAAAAGGTCGAACTTTTTGAACAAGTTCAACGAAGCGATGCTGCGGATATAGAAAAATGGGCGACAATCGGCAAGAAGAAAAATCGTGAAAGAAATGTAATTACTTCACTTCACATCCAACCGGATAAGATGGAAGAAATAAACCTTCATCTTCAAGCTAAATATAAAAAAATCGAAGAGGAAGAAATTCGTTTTGAAGAATTTATGATGGAAGATGCAGAATATATAATTACCGCATATGGTTTAGTCGCGAGAATTTGTCAGAAAGCTGCTACGTTGGCTCGTGAAAAAGGGATTAAGGTTGGAGTATTTAGACCTCAGACTGTATCTCCATTCCCATATAAGCAGATTGCAAGTTATACAGATAGAGTGAAAGGAATCCTTGATGTTGAGATGAGTGCCGGTCAAATGGTAGAAGATGTTCGACTAGCTGTTAACGGTAAAGTGCCTGTTGAATTTCATGGAAGAATGGGTGGAATTGTTCCTTCACCGGAAGAAATATTAGAGAAAATTGAAGAAAAATTTGTAGGAGTTCCGGCATGAATGAGAAAAGAATGATTGAAGAAGAAAAACATTTTGAAGAAGTAATTGCCGAAGAAAGTGTCTGTATAAATGACAACCTTGTTTATGAAAAACCGGCTACACTTCTTGACACACCAATGCACTACTGTCCGGGATGTGGACACGGTGTTGCACACCGCTTAATTGCAGAGGTAATTGATGAACTCGGAATTCAAGAGGAAACAATTGGAGTTGCACCTGTCGGTTGTTCGGTTTTTGCTTATAATTATCTTGATATTGATATGTCCGAAGCTGCTCACGGCAGAGCCTCTGCTGTTGCAACCGGCATTAAAAGAGTACTTCCCGATAAATATGTTTTTTCGTATCAAGGCGATGGTGATCTAGCTGCAATTGGTACGGGCGAAACACTTCATACTTGTAATCGTGGAGAAAACATACTAATCATATTTATCAATAACGGTATTTATGGTATGACGGGTGGACAAATGGCACCCACAACATTGCCAGGCATGAAATCTACCACAACACCTTACGGACGTGATACAAAATTAATGGGAAATCCATTGAAGATTACAGAACTTATTGCACAACTTCCCGGGGTTTACTATTGTACTCGGACAGCGGTCAACAATCCTAAAAATGTTCGAAAAGCAAAAAAAGCTATAATGAACGGTTTCCAATATCAGAAAAGAGAAAAAGGACTTTCCTTTGTTGAAATAGTTTCGAACTGTCCTTCAAATTGGAAAATGACACCACTTGAATCCAATAAATGGATGGAAGATAATATGTTCTCATTCTATCAACTTGGTGATTTGAAAGTACCGGAAAAGGAGGATGAATAATGACTGAAGAAATAATTATATCCGGATTTGGAGGACAGGGTGTTCTATCAATGGGACAAATTCTCTGCTACTCCGGCGTTGTTGAAAATAAAGAAGTTAGTTGGATGCCTTCATATGGTCCGGAAATGCGTGGTGGAACGGCAAATTGTATTGCAATTATTAGTGATCAAAAAATCAGTTCACCCATTCTTACAAAATTTGATACGGTAATTGCACTTAATCAACCATCAATTGACAAATTCGAAAAAGCTGTTAAGCCTGGTGGATTAATGATATATGAAAGTAGTACAGCTCTACATCCGCCGACAAGATCAGATATTGATATTATACCGATAGAAGCTGCAAATGAAGCAACAAAACTGGAAAATCCAAAAGTTATGAATATGATAATCCTTGGTGCATTCCTTAAAAAGAAACCAATACTGGACTTTGATAATGTACTTGCGGGATTAAAGAAAGTACTTCCTGAAAGATATCATCATTTACTTCCTCTTAATGAAAAAGCTCTTAGAAGAGGTATGGAGATTGTAGAAGAAGTAACAGCGTAAATTATAATATTAATTTAGTAAAGAAGCCCGTCATGTCTTTTATGGCGGGCTTTTTTATTAACAAATAGATATTTGCAAGTAAATTTGATTGAAATATTTAGTGTTATTGTCTAATTTTGTATTCTATATTTTATTTAGATAAAGGAGAAAAATGGAAGATAATGTTGGAATTGTTGTCCAGGTGATTGGGCCGGTAGTTGACATTGACTTTGAAGAAGGTAAACTCCCAAAAATTTATAACTCTATCAGAATCCCACGAGAAGATGTTGAAGGTAATAAAGAGGAATTAATTGTTGAAGTTCAGCAACACCTTGGTGAAAATAGAGTAAGAACAGTTGCGATGGATTCTACCGATGGTCTTGTCCGTGGCATGAAAGGTTATGATACCGGTTCACCGATCTCAGTTCCAGTTGGTCCTCAAACTCTTGGCCGTTTAATTAATGTTCTTGGTAAAGGAATTGACAAATTAGGTGAGATCAAAACAGAAAAATCTTATCCAATTCATAGACATGCCCCGGCTTTCAAAAATCTTTCAACTGAACAAGAAATTTTTGAAACAGGTATTAAAGTTATTGATTTGATCGAGCCATATTCTAAAGGTGGTAAAACCGGTTTGTTCGGTGGTGCCGGTGTTGGTAAAACAGTTATCATTCAAGAACTTATTCATAATATTGCAAAAGAACATGGCGGATATTCCGTTTTTGCAGGTGTTGGTGAAAGAACACGTGAAGGAAATGATCTCTGGCTTGAAATGAAAGAGTCCGGAGTTCTTGATAAAACAGCGTTAGTATTCGGTCAGATGAATGAACCTCCCGGTGCTCGTCTTCGTGTAGGTTTGACCGGATTAACAATTGCAGAATACTTCCGTGATGAAGAGGGAAGAGACGTACTACTATTTATTGATAATATTTTCCGTTTTACTCAAGCGGGTTCTGAAGTATCCGCGTTGCTTGGCCGTATGCCTTCCGCGGTTGGTTATCAACCCAACCTTGCAACAGAAATGGGTGAACTCCAAGAAAGAATTACATCGACTGATAAAGGTTCTATTACTTCTATTCAGGCAATCTATGTTCCTGCCGATGACTTGACAGATCCGGCTCCGGCAACTACGTTCTCTCACTTGGATGCAACTACAGTTCTTAGTCGTCAAATATCCGAACTCGGTATTTATCCGGCTGTTGATCCGCTTGATTCTACATCAAGAATTCTTGAACCCGGAATTATCGGTAAAGAACATTATCAAGTTGCAACAATAGTGAAAGAAATTCTTCAGCAATATAAAGATCTGCAAGATATTATTAACATTCTTGGTATGGATGAATTATCAGAAGAAGATAAAGTTGTTGTTCGCAGAGCGAGAAGAATTCAAAGATTTTTGAGTCAACCTTTCCACGTTGCAGAACAGTTTACAGGTTTCCCCGGTAAATATGTTAAGCTTGAGGATACCATAAGAAGTTTCAAAGAGATTGTTGATGGCAAGCATGATGATTTACCAGAACAGGCTTTTATGTACTGCGGTACAATTGAAGAAGCTGTTGAAAAAGCTAAGAAGATGAAATAGGGAAGTAATGAAAGAACTTAATTTAGAAGTTATAACACCATCAAAAAAAGCTTATTCCGGTAAAATACAAAGTATTACATTACCCGGAACACTGGGTTCTTTCCAAGTTTTATTCAATCACGCACCTATTTTGAGTTCTTTGGAAATCGGTGAAATAAAAATTGTTGACTCATCTTCGAACGTTTCGCATTATGCTGTTGGTGGTGGAACCGTAGAAGTTTTGGATAACAATGTTTTAGTTCTAGCCGAAAGTTTTGAAGATCCTGCCGATATTGATGATAAAAGAGCTGAAGCTGCCAGAGAAAGAGCTAAAGAACGACTAAAATCTCATAGCCATGAAGTTGATGATTTAAGAGCTGAAGTGGCTTTGAAACGAGCAATTAATAGATTGAATGTGAAGAAGAAATATTTTTAATGAAGATTTTATTTTATTGAAAAGGGATTGTGATTATTCATGATCCCTTTTTTAGTTTATATAACCATCACCTGAAATTATATCCTTTAATACCTCTGTTCGGTCTAAATATTCTTCAAGTTTTCTAAAGTGTTCAAATAAAAATTTCAATCTATCCGATTCACTACGAAGAGATAAGAGACTCTGTTGTTGTTTTAAATTCATGCCGGATTTTTCAGCAATCTTGAATGACTTGAATGTTGAGCGATCAAAGTTAGTCCAATATTTATTATCGAACTGAATCTCTGTCCTTTCTAATATTCCCTTGAATTTAGATACAGTTTCACCTTCTAAAGCTGTAGGCTGTATGTATTGTACGTCATCCAAATAGGGGACAACATTTGCAGTAATGTAACCATGTTCATGCAAGTTAGTTGAAACTGTCTGGAATCTTTCTCTACCTCTAATAAGAATATCCATACTTCCGTTTTCAAATATATTAATTACTTCTATCACTTCTACGTAACAACCGATTGTTGAGATCGTAGTGTCAATTTTCGAAACTATCCCGAATCCGGTATCATTACTTTTACACCAGTGAATTAATTTTTTATAACGTTCTTCAAAAATATGAAGTGGATATACTGCTCCCGGATACATTACTAAGTTTAACGGAAATATAGGTATAGTGGAATTCATTTTTAATCAAGTTTAATTTCTAAAATATAAAAAAGCCCGGAAGTTTTTACAACTCCGGGCAATTTACAATTGAGGTGAAAAAATTATTTTGCTTCAGAATATCTTTTAGCTACTTCATCCCAATTAATTACATTCCAGAAAGCAGCAATATAATCAGGTCTTCTGTTTTGATAATTTAGATAGTATGCATGTTCCCAAACATCAATGCCCAGTACCGGTGTACCTTTTACTTCGGTGAGATCCATAACAGGATTATCTTGATTTGGAGTTGAAGTTACAGCCAGAGAACCATCAGCTTTAACAATCAACCAAGCCCAGCCTGAACCGAATCTTGTTGCTGCGGCATTTGAGAATTCTTCTTTGAACTTATCAAAGGAACCAAATTGTTTATTTATGGCATCTGATAATTCACCGGAAGGATTTCCACCTTTATTCGGCCCCATTACTGACCAAAACAATGAATGATTATAATGACCACCGCCGTTATTTCTTACGGCAGTTGAGTATTTTGACATATTTTGCATCAATTCTTCAAGAGATTTTCCTTCAGCTTCGGTTCCTTCAACTGCTTTATTTAAATTGTTAACATAACCGGCATGGTGTTTACCATGATGAATTTCCATTGTTCTCGCATCAACATGCGGTTCTAAAGCATCAAAAGCATATGGTAATGCTGGTAATTCGAATTTAGCCATTGTATCGTTACTCCTTACATTTTTATTATTGATTGTATTAATTTTTGTAAAACCACTAATATTGTTAAAAGACATTGCGGCTGATGCAAGTCCAAGTGAATAAATAAATTTTCTTCTATCCATTTTTTCCTCTAATTATTAATTCTAAACGCCGAATGATTCTCCGCAACCACAAGTCTTTGCCGCATTGGGATTATTAAAAACAAAACCCTTTCCATTTAAACCATCGCTAAAGTCTAACGTTGTGCCGGTCAGGTAAAATAAACTTTTACCGTCAACAAAAAGTTTAATGCCGTGCTGTTCAATTATTGTATCGCCATCTTTTTTAATTCCGTCAAAACCGAGTTGATAGGTTAAACCTGAACATCCACCGCCTTTGACTCCAACACGCAGTCCAAATTCTGAATCAATATTATTTTCTTCCATAACTTTTTGTATTTGTTTTGCGGCTTTTTCTGTAATTGTTATTTCTTGCATTAATGTTTTTTCACTCATAATTATACCTTTTCTTCAACTGTCTTTTCTTCTTCAACAATATTTGGTTTAAAAAAATTCACTTTCCACGAGTTTGATGTTAATTTAGAGAGATCACCTTTTCCCTCAAGATAAGTAGTGAATTTTTGCATTAACTCCTCTGCGACAGGATACGTAAGATGAATGTCTTTCTTTTCAAAATAATGTTTAATTGCATATTGCAGATCTCTAGAAAAAATATTTGAGTTGTAAAAAATTTTGTACTTTTCTTTCATGAAATTGAAAAACATTTCTTGATTTTTTTGAAGTTCCTCAAAGTGGTTCATTACTGTATTCCGATTTTAGTTTAGAATTTCTTTTAGTGTTGTCTGCTTAAAAAGATCAATTATTTTTTCTTGCATTTTACTTAGCGGACTTCTCAAACAGCAATTTGTTACTCTTCCGCAATCATGTTCTGTTGGATTCAAAACCATGCAATCAGTTAACTGAACTTTTTCATCCAGTGCTAAAATAACATCATTTATTGAAAGATTTTCCGGTGAAATGTTTAATGCATAACCGCCTAACTTACCTTGCTTAGAAATTATTATTTTATTTCTTACCATTTTTTGCATCAACTTCGCTAATAAATCATAAGGAATATTCTCACGTATTGATATTTCCTTCGTACTAATACATTCTAAAGATTGATTGTTAGCAATAAATCTCAAAGCTAATATCGAATATTCAACTGATTTTGCAATTTTTAACATAAATACGACTTATTTAGTCCGATATAAAACTAAGAAAGTTAAGCAAAAATGTCAAATAAAAATAAATTAGATTCCTAAAAGAGTTATGCAGTCTTTTGCAAAATTTACGATTGGTGTGAAATAAATACCAAATACTAGAATTGGTATAAGTAAAACCAAGACGTACGCAAATCCGCCAAGAGTAGGAGAGATGTTCTCTTGCTCGCGTTCTGAATTGGTTAGGTACATATGCTTGAGAACTCTAACATAATAATAAAGTGAAACTACCGTATTTAATAAAGCAATAATTGCAACACCAATCATGTTGGCATCAACAAGTGCAATAAATAAATAAAGTTTGGCTATAAAACCTGCGGTTGGAGGAAGACCGGTTAGTGAAATTAAAAATATTGCAAGTGCAACTCCAAGAAACGGAGCCTTTGCTCCGAGTCCGTCATAATCATCAATATTTTCCGAACCGGTCTTGTTTGCGATTAACATAACAACATAAAATGCGCCTAGATTCATTAACATATAAACAAAGAAATAAATCAATACAGCAATCAATCCTTGGTTAGAAAGCACAGCAACACCAAGAAGTATATAACCGGCATGAGCTATACTTGAATAAGCCAGCATTCGTTTCAAATTATCCTGCCAAAGAGCCGAAAAATTACCGAGAGTCATCGTTAATATTGAAATAGCAATTAATAGTGCTTGCCAATCAAAGACATTAATTAATGACCAATTACCTTGATCATCAATAAATGCTGTAAATCCTGTTTGAATAAATCTAACTAGCAAAGCAAAACCCGCTGCTTTACTTGCAACTGATAAATATGCAGTAATTGAAATTGGAGCGCCTTCATAAACATCCGGCGTCCAAAAATGAAAAGGTGCGGCAGATATTTTATAACCAATTCCGACAAAGATTAAAATCGCAGCAAAAGATAGAGTAAATAAATTAATCTGCGGACCTTGTATCAACGAATTGATTATATATAGATTTGTACTTCCAGTTATTCCATAAACAATAGAAATTCCGAATAACATTAATCCAGAAGAGACAGAACCATAGATTAAATATTTCAAAGCTGCTTCGCTATTACGG
It contains:
- a CDS encoding ferredoxin family protein, with translation MAKVKGDILIDIEKCKGCELCVAACPQESLEASRKINSKGYHYIVKIEDNCTGCTNCALVCPEGVIKVYRKVEKKKEHLATISNVSKDINITVSE
- the vorB gene encoding 3-methyl-2-oxobutanoate dehydrogenase subunit VorB, with protein sequence MKKELRLMKGNEAMAEAAIRAGADAYFGYPITPQSEVLEYLAAEAERRTGMVILQAESEIAAINMIYGAAGTGKKVMTSSSSPGVSLMQEGISYIACAELPCLLVNVVRGGPGLGTIQPSQGDYFQSVKGGGHGDYKMIVLAPSTVQEMVDFVKLGFDLAFKWRNPVMMLTDGALGQMMEKVELFEQVQRSDAADIEKWATIGKKKNRERNVITSLHIQPDKMEEINLHLQAKYKKIEEEEIRFEEFMMEDAEYIITAYGLVARICQKAATLAREKGIKVGVFRPQTVSPFPYKQIASYTDRVKGILDVEMSAGQMVEDVRLAVNGKVPVEFHGRMGGIVPSPEEILEKIEEKFVGVPA
- a CDS encoding thiamine pyrophosphate-dependent enzyme, whose product is MNEKRMIEEEKHFEEVIAEESVCINDNLVYEKPATLLDTPMHYCPGCGHGVAHRLIAEVIDELGIQEETIGVAPVGCSVFAYNYLDIDMSEAAHGRASAVATGIKRVLPDKYVFSYQGDGDLAAIGTGETLHTCNRGENILIIFINNGIYGMTGGQMAPTTLPGMKSTTTPYGRDTKLMGNPLKITELIAQLPGVYYCTRTAVNNPKNVRKAKKAIMNGFQYQKREKGLSFVEIVSNCPSNWKMTPLESNKWMEDNMFSFYQLGDLKVPEKEDE
- a CDS encoding 2-oxoacid:acceptor oxidoreductase family protein, translated to MTEEIIISGFGGQGVLSMGQILCYSGVVENKEVSWMPSYGPEMRGGTANCIAIISDQKISSPILTKFDTVIALNQPSIDKFEKAVKPGGLMIYESSTALHPPTRSDIDIIPIEAANEATKLENPKVMNMIILGAFLKKKPILDFDNVLAGLKKVLPERYHHLLPLNEKALRRGMEIVEEVTA
- the atpD gene encoding F0F1 ATP synthase subunit beta; the protein is MEDNVGIVVQVIGPVVDIDFEEGKLPKIYNSIRIPREDVEGNKEELIVEVQQHLGENRVRTVAMDSTDGLVRGMKGYDTGSPISVPVGPQTLGRLINVLGKGIDKLGEIKTEKSYPIHRHAPAFKNLSTEQEIFETGIKVIDLIEPYSKGGKTGLFGGAGVGKTVIIQELIHNIAKEHGGYSVFAGVGERTREGNDLWLEMKESGVLDKTALVFGQMNEPPGARLRVGLTGLTIAEYFRDEEGRDVLLFIDNIFRFTQAGSEVSALLGRMPSAVGYQPNLATEMGELQERITSTDKGSITSIQAIYVPADDLTDPAPATTFSHLDATTVLSRQISELGIYPAVDPLDSTSRILEPGIIGKEHYQVATIVKEILQQYKDLQDIINILGMDELSEEDKVVVRRARRIQRFLSQPFHVAEQFTGFPGKYVKLEDTIRSFKEIVDGKHDDLPEQAFMYCGTIEEAVEKAKKMK
- a CDS encoding F0F1 ATP synthase subunit epsilon; translation: MKELNLEVITPSKKAYSGKIQSITLPGTLGSFQVLFNHAPILSSLEIGEIKIVDSSSNVSHYAVGGGTVEVLDNNVLVLAESFEDPADIDDKRAEAARERAKERLKSHSHEVDDLRAEVALKRAINRLNVKKKYF
- a CDS encoding LON peptidase substrate-binding domain-containing protein, producing the protein MNSTIPIFPLNLVMYPGAVYPLHIFEERYKKLIHWCKSNDTGFGIVSKIDTTISTIGCYVEVIEVINIFENGSMDILIRGRERFQTVSTNLHEHGYITANVVPYLDDVQYIQPTALEGETVSKFKGILERTEIQFDNKYWTNFDRSTFKSFKIAEKSGMNLKQQQSLLSLRSESDRLKFLFEHFRKLEEYLDRTEVLKDIISGDGYIN
- a CDS encoding superoxide dismutase translates to MAKFELPALPYAFDALEPHVDARTMEIHHGKHHAGYVNNLNKAVEGTEAEGKSLEELMQNMSKYSTAVRNNGGGHYNHSLFWSVMGPNKGGNPSGELSDAINKQFGSFDKFKEEFSNAAATRFGSGWAWLIVKADGSLAVTSTPNQDNPVMDLTEVKGTPVLGIDVWEHAYYLNYQNRRPDYIAAFWNVINWDEVAKRYSEAK
- the erpA gene encoding iron-sulfur cluster insertion protein ErpA, whose protein sequence is MSEKTLMQEITITEKAAKQIQKVMEENNIDSEFGLRVGVKGGGCSGLTYQLGFDGIKKDGDTIIEQHGIKLFVDGKSLFYLTGTTLDFSDGLNGKGFVFNNPNAAKTCGCGESFGV
- a CDS encoding Rrf2 family transcriptional regulator → MLKIAKSVEYSILALRFIANNQSLECISTKEISIRENIPYDLLAKLMQKMVRNKIIISKQGKLGGYALNISPENLSINDVILALDEKVQLTDCMVLNPTEHDCGRVTNCCLRSPLSKMQEKIIDLFKQTTLKEILN
- a CDS encoding NADH-quinone oxidoreductase subunit N, producing MTADILNSIGFILPEIAISVFLLLIVTFDLIFHLNKKIIPYIAVVGLVITGILTLDQLGVTTLAFTPQLSGTQKFGMIAVDPFGSFFKLLVIVTSILIVFFAQASDEIKKIDNRLGEFYALVYGMVLGMMVMISATDLILIYLSLELLSLSSYVLAGFTKLRDRNSEAALKYLIYGSVSSGLMLFGISIVYGITGSTNLYIINSLIQGPQINLFTLSFAAILIFVGIGYKISAAPFHFWTPDVYEGAPISITAYLSVASKAAGFALLVRFIQTGFTAFIDDQGNWSLINVFDWQALLIAISILTMTLGNFSALWQDNLKRMLAYSSIAHAGYILLGVAVLSNQGLIAVLIYFFVYMLMNLGAFYVVMLIANKTGSENIDDYDGLGAKAPFLGVALAIFLISLTGLPPTAGFIAKLYLFIALVDANMIGVAIIALLNTVVSLYYYVRVLKHMYLTNSEREQENISPTLGGFAYVLVLLIPILVFGIYFTPIVNFAKDCITLLGI